From the genome of Vitis riparia cultivar Riparia Gloire de Montpellier isolate 1030 chromosome 2, EGFV_Vit.rip_1.0, whole genome shotgun sequence:
taaataaataatgatttccaaatttgttatatcatgtcatgcttttaaaggtTCTATCCTAACAATTACCTCATCATTAtaaggatgacttgtcttaatCATTAGGATGGTTTTCTCATAGTGAGAGCATtaatgtatgtgatgcacaccaGACAGtacctacggtgaatcatgacataaagttatcagttgtcatgattcaccaatcTAGTATACTACATGACTCTTAACATTGAAATGATATCAAACAGGTGTTAAAGtcaataaaagatttttatcTATAGGTGAGACTCTAAGAtgatcatatatccttatggattaaGTAATTGTTGATGAAGGTTGGTGataataagtattctcaataaagataccatgatatctcatggattaaGACAGTGTGTCCCTTTATGTGATCTAAAGGACATATGATCTAAAAGACCATGGTCATAGCATgtcctttagtggaaatttgacatatgttccttGGAGTTAAAGTATGTCAGTTGTTCACATAATATGTGAAATATgcaactcaaggattggagaagtaattttgataggtgataaTGCTATTTTGGTAGATTACAGACATGAGTTTATGagaagtttgcatgcaatgaatagtaggtcataAACTTGAActttgtcttgttgttattCACATAAGATACTGAAGTGcagttgattttctttagtggaatgttgaatcaacttcaaaattggattataagggagccagtactcctcTGGGTCCTAATGGTTACTACACTAAGTTCATACACCATGATGACATAGGTTATAAGGGTTATATTGATTTTAGGTTCACTCTTaggcataagggtgttttgggcATTAAACAAGGTTGCACATGAGATAGTGAACAAGGTATCTGAATTaaagctaattgattaattagatgatcctatatggttaattaatcaattaggtctcattttgagctagattaagtaacTTAAACCTAAGTGAACTCAAGTAAGTTACTTAAACCCAATAggagaaccctataaatacttttttagaGGTTAAGgtttctaaacttttttttagaCTATCATCTTCCACttccaaaaagagagagagagagagagagagagagagcgctAAGACATCTTCTTTTCCAAATCCCAGACTTTGAAATGTTAAGATCATGATTTGAGTCATCTGGTGGAAGATCTTGGGCATACAAGACCTCTAAACTCTCAAACTTCTTCTTCACCACAGGAAACTaatctaggaacatccagatcGAGGTATCGATTTTTTTCTCTAGTTTTATtgatctaaattatttttaaaagccaTGTTTATGCTTAGATTAGTTTCTAGAGAATCTTAGTGTAGATTTACATGTATCTATTCAATCCAGGGTATGGGAACGAAGAGATCCAGGGTTCCCAATAGGTGCTTGGTTAGTTGAGATGTTGACCAAGTCATAAGGAAGGAAACTTGGTAGAAACATGGATCGAGTCATGAGGTAGAACACTTGGTAGAAATGTGAACTAAGTCATAAGGCAGGACACTTAGCAGAGATATGGATTGAGTCATGGGGTAGGACAATTGGCATGCTAAAGCATGGATTGAATAAGAGAATAGGACACTTGGCTCGAGTTGAGCTTTCCTCTCAACCAAATGAGAAAGTGGAGCAACCAAGTCTTTAAAGTGCATAGTGGATTTGTTAAGTTTGGACACATGGTAGTAGCATGaataaggaaaacaattttaaaagggATGAAACAATTGGCTGAAGACCTTTGAAAATGTAAACACAAATATGTAGGTTTGCTTCTGGATATGTGGGGATGACTGGTACCACCAACATGTATAAAAATAGCAAGAGTGCTTTCTCAAAGCATTGAACTCACCAAGCAAATTGTGAGTCTTGCTAAAAGGTTTTGTCTTGTATTTTACAGAGAGAGTAAATATATAAGGTGGGGGAATTTAACCTTGTAATCTCATGTGTTCTTTGGGTTTCTCTTTGTCCCTATCTCATGTAGCCTCTTTTAAGTTGACTTAGAAAACATCTAAGTGctacacaaaaacaaaaatgttgaAGGTAGAGACGTGCTTGTGACAACTACCTATTCCTCTCCTCATAGTTTTAGTGTCCATTTcgatacattttttttgttttttgttttttttgaaaaatagaaaatagtagttATATctacattaaataaaaattagtggtttaaaaaccatttaaaaaattaaggtacAAAACAATTTTGCCcacctcaaatttaaaaaattttaaagtaattgtttaaggaaaaaagataagcctatatacatatttttttatacaagttattagttattattaccctttgtttttaaaaacaaaatactagatacatttcttgttttctatttttaaaattagaaaatagtgataacttttatataaatataaaaattcttaaaagtttgtgttaaaaaagtaataatttgaaaatctatttaaaaaatgaggTGTCAAAATATTTCTAGTATATCAAATTAAACTTAATAACTAAAGAGCTAATAATTgcaaaagtaacaaaccaatcCAAGCCCGGCCCAATCTTGGGTTGCTAAGCAGCCGAATCCAGGTTAAGGTTGGCCCATTAGAACCCACGGGCCACGATTCAGGAATCAAGCACCTCAATAATGCACCCCGCAAAAAAAGACATCTGAACTTGAAACGACGTCGTTAGAGCCTTTCTCTCCTTTTCAACAATTTAACCTTCTCAGAGGTCGCGTTTAGCTTCGCCTGCTCTGTTCCTTTTCTCCGTTGCACTGACCCTAACCTAAGATTCTGTACGGACTCTCTCTTtatatctctctctctatccccacattttctttttctttttctttttaatttgaataaatgggTCATGTTCAATTGGCTAATCTTTCTCAGATCTCATGTTCTTTCTTGTATTATTAGTGTATGATTATTATGGGTTTTGGGCTTTAGAGGTTTGAATCACTGTCACTATATTCATGATTTGGTTTATATTAATGGGGTTGACTAATACATAATCGATGATAATAAAGttgtaattataacataaaTATGATCATGTCAGTGTTGATTCTTATCCCATGTTGATGATGGGTTGTGTTCTTTTTTCCCCTAATTTTCTTGGAAAACCCTTTTAGGGTTTAAAGTGAGTTGACTTACTAGTAATTTACTGAACTAGtttttatgggttttatttcttttagaatAGGGTTCATTGTTGGGATGTTAAGGCACATTCATGATTTATCATCATTAATTGTTGTATCATTTGAATGATGAGAAATGGAAAGCTGTGGCTGGGACACCTACCATCATTTGGACCATGTTTGTGTCAACAACCCACCTTTCCTTTGGCGCACATGGAAGATTATGATGTTTTAGGAAACTAGTCCTCCTATGTTTGGTAGCAAAAATGAAGATGGTATTTTCAGTAGCTTTTTCATCTTCAAAGTGAAAACAATGGATATATTTGCTTTGGATCATTTTTAATTGCTCAGAGCACAGAAAATAGTGTTTCCgtgttttctaaaattcatccattttcaagaaatgttttcaaaaaccagTTTCTGCTTTcatttttctgttttcaaaaaattgaagacAAAAAAGAGTTCTCCATTCCTTGAGTGAAGAGGCTTCTTACATCCCAACTACGTGGGATAAGCTATATGAATCTTTTTTGGTGAATCTAGGGTCAGGTCTTCTGCTAAACAGACCTTTTTTGTGCTAAAAAGCAAAGGTttagaatgaaagaaaagagcCCATGTGTTGgttcaaatttatgattttagaaGCCATGGAGGCACCCTGTTTTCCAAGGACTCAGGCAGGTTAAACTCTATCATAAGGCTTTTTACTTTGCTTTCTTTTATGGACCCAAACATATTGGAAGGACCTATACAGTAGTCCACATTGGAAGTTATGAATTGTTTGCTTGGCCTATAAGAGACTCATCTTTtgtatcatatatttatatggTCATTTTGATATACTCTGTTGTTTTACTGTGGCAGAAGCAATGACAGATGGTATTGTGGCAAAACATGCAACATTCATCTAATGTTGCTATTTAGATTGGATTTTGAGAGGGAATAGTAGAGAGCACATGAAGGAGAATTATAGTGAAGTGTGCATGATACACAGCGTATCACAATCTCACtatgaaatatttttggaattggAAATTTATTACATCGTGGGATTGCTTAAGATAAGATTATGCTAATATAATTtagttttcactatttttttccttctaatttctATGAACAACCCCTTGCAATGAAAAATTAGTAAATCACTTGGCAATAATTCATACAATTTCTTCATccaattatcaatttatttctttgcAATTCAGTTGGATTATTCTGTTTTTCCACAGGGTGATACAATTCAATGAATTTTATTCATAGTCAACTGCTACATTTctaattttgtgattttttctacttcttcttcttcttcttcttttctgcTTTTCGGGAAACAATCTTTCATGCTtcatctaactttttttttgataggtaaatagagcatatattaaaagtgcttcATGCTTCATCTAACTTTTGGCACATTATAAATCAACCAGATAAAGTTTTGTAATTATTGAATTTTCTCCAACTGATGAGTTTGTGCAGTGAATCTTGTTAGTGATTGGCTACAAGTAGAGCTTCTGCTTGTTTCCCATACCCCAATTTGCAAACTTGTGAACATATGATATGCTCTTGCATGTACTGCTGGCATCATATTTATCTAGAAAAGCAAATAGCTTACTGGTATAAATGTGTTAAATGCTGGTAAAGCAAATTAGTAAATCTGATCTGATGTTGATTTATTATTCACCTGTTGGTTCTGATTTATTTATGTAAAGTACTTTAGCCTTATATCAATCGGAAATCTCATCTTTGTTTTCCAGGCTTCCTGCATAGGACACCAAAATGGATGAGCTAATGAGTGGCAATTCAACAATTCCCAACCAAAAGATGAAAGCTTCTGCTAAGAAGACCTTGGATCCGATAACAAATGTATATATCTGGGACATGGATGAGACTCTTATATTGCTCAAATCTTTGTTGAATGGAACATATGCAGAAACTTTCAATGGTCTGAAGGATGTACAAAAGGGTGTAGAAATTGGCAAGATGTGGGAGAAATACATTCTTCAAGTGGctgatgatattttcttttatgaacAAGTAAGTCTAATGTATGTCTTAAACATCCTTCCCTCCCTCTGAGTTGCACACTGTCaatttagttttatgattttcaTATACAAATCTGCATATTGTAGCTGAAGAGTTTATTTGCTAACCTTGTTACAACATGTCAAAATGCAGATCGAGAACTATAATAAGCCCTTTCTTGATGCCTTGAGCCAGTATGATGATGGGAAGGATCTTTCTGATTATGATTTTAACCATGATGGCTGTAGTTCTCCATATGATGAtctcaacaaaagaaaactagctTACAGGCATCGTGTTATAGCCCATAAATACAAACAGGTATTGATAACACGCACCAATTAAGtatgagatttttctttttcccttatgGGTGATGATTATACCTATTTAATAATCCAATGGAAATGAGATCACcgttttttccatattttttccTCTGTTCACTACAAGGCTTTGGGAGGTGTTTTTATCCACTTTGTCACACAATATATGATTTGTACTTTTTATGGTCCAATTGCATTATCCTATATATAAATAGAGCTGGCTTTCATCCGATGGATATTAATGGAAAGTCTTTTACTGTGGCATGTATTGCTGTAAGGTATGACACATTACATTCTGTGGGTGGATATTCATCTTGTAGTTAATGGAGATCTGGTTAAATGCCCATGATAGGCTATTTTTTCCCTTCACTTTCCTGTCTATTCTCATGGTAGAGggattattttcttcttttgttgcaTGCTTTTATGTACATATTTGTAAATACATTATCATATGCCTAACATGATCGGTGTTTCTTGATACATTAGTTCTAAATCCCTTCCCTTTTATTTCAGAGTGTGtttaaaaacaacattttctAAGGACTTGAGCCTGTTAGAGGGAGTTCAATTCTCCTTGACATGTTTATCCTGTTATCTAGACTCATTTGTCTCTTTTGTTTTCCTATTTCTCCTTCATCTAAATGAACcttgcattttctttcaaactgAAGGCACAGTTTGAAAGATagaaaagatagaaagaaaaaaaatgaaacgtCTTAAACTAAAAGgaataatttgtatatattagtttttaagTTCTTTCTGccttttctttctccttcaCCTCTAGTGAAGTTTTAGCAATCCATCAGAGGTGTAAACTGGCACAAACTCATGCAGTTAAATGATGATGTTTTTTAAGTGGTTGATTCTAAGTTAAAATTGGAAGAATGCGTTAAAATCTTAATGTTGTGTTTGGTTTCAGGAAAtactaaggaaaggaaaaaaaatgttaaagaaaattattttctcatgtttggttttattatgaaaaatacaaaagaaaatcaaatatataattaaaatttgttagaaatttgtaaattttcaaattttttaatcttgATATAAAGGAGTTAAAGTAAGTGAAAAGAGTTTAAAGTAGCATATAAaggtaatttattaattttaaatctgttttttattttctttcactttttcttaccttttagttttcctctctattttatttcccttaaattttttgagaaccaaacatagcctaggTTTTTAAAAGCTCAGAAaatatttgaaggaaaaatgagGGAATGTTAAACAAAgattgatttaataaaaaagtaaaataagataAACACAGAGTGGTCAGAGTGTCTGACCTACCTAAAAGTGGCTTCTTGTTCTTTGGATCATCACCATAAGGAGGGGAAGAGAATGTGGTTAATTGAAATAAAGTGGGCAAGATAGCTTGGAGAAGTGTTTCTGACATTCTGTTGTCATTGCTGAAATTAGCATTTTTTAGAACAAGGGGTGGCATCAATCGAGAACAAGATGAGTGAAAGTAGTCTAAATTGGTTTGGTTATACAATGAACATCAATGATCCACCAGCCAGGGCTGAGGACAAGTGGGTTTAGGCAGTGAGGAAAAACAGGAAAGTCCATTATTTAACATAAACATGATCCTGGATAGAGTTAATTTGTAAAAGAGAATTCATGCTGACTCCTCATTCTTGATGTATGTTGTCTTTTGAGCTAGAGTTGTGTTGGCAACTCAAACTTGCTATTAATTGAAGCATAGAAATACTCTAAACAAaacaataacgataataataaaaaattaaaaaattaaaaaaaaaaattcttgggGCTTAGAATAAAGGGCCAAAGTCAATGGACATGGGATGCATAcacaatggaaaagaaaaaactggaaatgagaaaattaaatatccaGAGAATCCAAGAATTCCAAGAATTATGatacaactcaacaaagatCCTGCTAAAATCAATGATAGATAGGCTCAAGAAAAGTTAATTTCAACTTCACAGGAGGAAGCTCTTCATCTTCAAAGATTTTCCTATTTCTCTTTCCAAATGCTGCAAAATACATGTTGAACTCTATTTGAAAGCTCTCCTTTGCCTCTTTTGCACCAGAAAATTAACTAATACCTACATCAGTACCCACCAAATaccaaaacagagaaaacaGAAGCTTAAGGATCTAAGGTCACCAGATGATGCAGAAGAAATGATTAACTGATTCCCCATGCTCTTTACACATGATGCTCCTATTAAGAACACACATTTCCTGCTTGTCGAATGATCCACCTCTGAAGGTTATCCAAAGTAACCGTTCTCACATTGAAAGCCACTTTCAAAGGAATACCTGAGACCAGTACCTTTATTTGGGAAATTACCCCTTCATAATGCACTAAATTTCAGAAAATAAGATTTACTATGAAACAAATAACCATTTGCATTGCTCCTCTGAACAAATTGTTCTTCCATCCCTTTAATGACATGCAAACAAAGCTCTACTTAAAGAAATAGAGTGCTTTTGAATTCCCAATCATGAAGATTTATGATGAACACTGTTCCACTTCATCTCCTTGCCCACACACCTTACACTGTCACTAACCCAAGCTGCACATGGAGCCATCAATGATTCCCATTGTCAATAGCACTATTACAGCCCTCTTCAGCAGTGGGAAAAGGATATTATACAGTTTTGACAATAAATCAGCTTGATAATTTTTCCCTTGATACATGTTTCTTCATCATGTCCATTCTAACTTATTGCTAAGGCTTATTCGAGCATCTCTCTGGTAACAAGGCTCTCAGTGGAGGATTTTATGATTCAGTCCCTAAATCAGTAACAGTCAGGTGTATTTCCTAGTGCCAATCTCCTTCATACTGAATTTCCAATAGTTAGGGCAAAAGGAATGACATCAACTTTGAGCATTTTCCAGTCTCAGATTATCTGAACAATCCATTCAAGCAAGAAGTTCCATCTACTTAAATTTTGTTTCTCCCTTGCACCTAGAAAATGTCTTTACCTTTCctctatatataaatatcacTAGATTTATGAGGCAAAGTTAAACATGGTTTAATTAATACTTTTCCCAAGGTTTtgcattttattatattttagtttcatCCTTCCAAGATGATGACAGTTTCTGGAAGTTTTTGTAAATCAAATATTGCATCTTTGTATCTGGGGTTTTGAACTTCCcctttaatgataataatttatggAAGAACCATGCTTTTTTCATCAGGATgccacattttcttttctcatttttctgcATGATTAAGAAAGCTAACTTACTCTTCCAAGAATTTTTGGACAGAAATTTGTAGTATGAACTAGTGGAATCAACTAAATTGTGTTTTCCACTATTGCAGGGCTTGCATAACACTTTTGATCAGGATATGATAAAACTCTGGGATGATCTCTATGATATGACAGACAGTTATACAGATAGATGGCTCTCCTCAGGTACATTATCTAATGATGATGCAGCTGTGGAGCAATTTAATTAAGTCCTTTGATACTTCcattgtttaatttaattttcctgCTAGTCAATGTTACTGATCTGTTCTAAAAGTTCAGAGGTTTTACTTGCTTGAGAAGGTTGTGAGATAAATAAACCataaggaataaataaaaataacccatCAAGAGGATGCTTTACATGTTTgcaaattgtattattttttatttgaaaataccaatgttttcagaaccggaccggtgatcgaaccggaaaagttaccggttcacggttcactggtcggaccggcggtcgaaccgctatcgaaccgctgttgaaccggtgacgtcataaatatataatttatatattattaaaattagaaataattataaaaattttaaaatatatataaataaattaaaaatcaataatattatcaaattaaatcatattaatatttttaattttattaaatggaatatgtaaaatatttaaatgtgaatatattaaaaatgaaaatttaaactaattttatcatttttaaaaatattattttatttttatttaatattataaaaaaaattaaaatccaatatatattattttgtttgcatATAATATAACAAAAGTTGTGTAGCTGAGTGGTGTCTTGGGATGCCTATAGACCTTGGGGTCCAAGGTTCAAATCCTCTCGGGTGGgacttgctattttttttttcattgaattaGGTTGGttagcaatcccacatcggattcCAAGTGAAATGAGGATGCAAATGATGCCTATAAAAGCTATCCACATTGAGGGGCAATGCATTACCTCATCTGTTGGGCTCAAGACTAAGCCCATAATATGATAGAGTGGGGTGTGGGCTTTGTCATTATGAGACAAGGCCCAGCATGGGCTTTTGCCCAAGCCTTTCATATAAGAAAGCCTTTAAAATGGTGATTAATTGGAACTGTTCAGTTCGATTAAAACCGTCCGGTTCCACCGGGTCACCGGTCCGACCGCCGGTTTAGGCGGTTCGTGACCGGTTTGATCGTTAAACGGTTCAATAGGGCAGGGCGGACCGAAATTGTGACCGGTCGACGGTTGAACCGGTCCGAtcggccggtccggtccggtttttaaaacattggaaaATACTAAATAggaaccaataaaaaaaatggtactaAACAGGAAATTTCATGTTATCATCCTTTGCATAAGTAAGATGATCGTAGGTGGCTCAAACATTCTATCTAGATTGATGATCCTTCTTTAAACTGAAATATGGTGAAAATTCATGATGGAAAATGATAAGAGAGGTGAAAGCTTGTTTTATGAAGAACAAAGGGCTACCTTGGttgagaaattttatgctgGTTTTTCTAACCCAGACATTCTCACAGCCccttttttgatagataaacacacagaaaaattatattaaaagacaAAGGTGCCTAAAGGGCAACCcaaagcatacaaggagtatacaagagGCGCCTAAAGGCAAGAACAAAAGAAGAGGGGATACAAAAACTCACTAGCCCTcatctagaacccaaccaatcaaaaaagttcATTAAAGAAAGAGGTCCTAcatctataaacaacttaaaCCAAGACCAAAGATTATATGTAAAAGAATATTTCATCCTTTGAATCGAGAgattctcattttcaaaagctatcttgtttctttccttccaaactgaccaaaataaacaaagaggaGCTGTCATCCAAGCCTTTCTAcacttcttgcccacaaaggaaACATGCCATCCTAGGAGAGTATCTCTAACCGAAAGCGGGAGGGCCCACATCACACCAAACAACGCAAAAAGAAGCTCCCACAAAACCCTAGCCTTGGAACAATGGATAAGAATGTGATTAATCGACTCCTTTTTAGCACAACAAAGGAAACATCCGTTGGCTATGGGCTAccccctccttttgagttgatccaGAGTTAGAACTTCCCCCCAcaaagcttcccaagcaaaaagcCCACCTTCGTGGGAACCCAAGGGCTCCAAATGATTTTCCACAGAAACGGGACTGCACTATTGGGTTCAAGAGCACTATAAAgggatttaacaaaaaaattcttgtcCTTAGTCTCTTTCCAAAGCACCCTATTAAGTCAATGACTACCCTCTTTCCTTGTAAAGTCAAAAGGAACCTCTCCACCGCCttcacctcccaatcattgaaaggtctagAGAACCAGAGATTCCATTCCCCCTCTTCCCCCTAAGGATCCCTACAGTCTGCTACCCACGCATC
Proteins encoded in this window:
- the LOC117934251 gene encoding eyes absent homolog isoform X2, which translates into the protein MDELMSGNSTIPNQKMKASAKKTLDPITNVYIWDMDETLILLKSLLNGTYAETFNGLKDVQKGVEIGKMWEKYILQVADDIFFYEQIENYNKPFLDALSQYDDGKDLSDYDFNHDGCSSPYDDLNKRKLAYRHRVIAHKYKQGLHNTFDQDMIKLWDDLYDMTDSYTDRWLSSVYSSWEVGKLQCFSWIKERFSGPNVRFCVIGDGWEECEAAQTMRWPFVKIDLRPGSSHRFPGLTLRTVGHYFSIVYGIPDAENDDE
- the LOC117934251 gene encoding eyes absent homolog isoform X1, whose translation is MDELMSGNSTIPNQKMKASAKKTLDPITNVYIWDMDETLILLKSLLNGTYAETFNGLKDVQKGVEIGKMWEKYILQVADDIFFYEQIENYNKPFLDALSQYDDGKDLSDYDFNHDGCSSPYDDLNKRKLAYRHRVIAHKYKQGLHNTFDQDMIKLWDDLYDMTDSYTDRWLSSARAFLEQCSDENKDSTPLAPANGVVDSIDAKSQNVNVLVTSGSLIPSLVKCLLFRLDDLITHGNVYSSWEVGKLQCFSWIKERFSGPNVRFCVIGDGWEECEAAQTMRWPFVKIDLRPGSSHRFPGLTLRTVGHYFSIVYGIPDAENDDE